A genomic stretch from Neomonachus schauinslandi chromosome 16, ASM220157v2, whole genome shotgun sequence includes:
- the C16H16orf46 gene encoding uncharacterized protein C16orf46 homolog isoform X2 produces the protein MDLCQKNETELENSENKEIQSPEETELTYTCPDERSEKNHVCCLLNISDITLEQDKRASEFVIGTGWEEAVQGWGRTSPTACIWPRKKLKKARVGESTSSCLLCGSLSQGSAEARPQAQAEKLGLGAPAEVGPEKDQGSPSQTQGTPPGPTAASREISKICFPPYGQGEKKNLQIKEFIWCKEDWATPEALRGKDSRSPSRGPSISDSLTSRALLVLPPLKASPPNGLDVLGKKSKNFFLQPEEKVLSVEKDECVACAYGLKTVDGKGEKRPIELAKHPKGNDALPFPPRVAPTSLLADPERCCLHWSLLPEKNPMCPPNPSNVRYLATVQLLQKHGVQNYKAKFKAREPRPPVNTQKRILTEAKQEHRPQNLETKVFPRTLLPSLTHRKKKIK, from the exons ATGGATCTCTGTCAGAAAAATGAGACTGAGTtagaaaatagtgaaaataaGGAAATTCAAAGCCCAGAAGAAACGGAATTAACCTATACTTGCCCAGatgaaagaagtgaaaagaaTCATGTTTGTTGTCTTCTCAATATCAGTGACATTACGCTTGAACAAGATAAAAGGGCCAGCGAATTTGTCATCGGAACTGGATGGGAAGAAGCT GTCCAAGGCTGGGGAAGGACTTCTCCAACTGCCTGCATCTGGCCCAGGAAGAAGCTTAAAAAGGCGAGGGTGGGAGAAAGTACCAGCAGCTGCTTACTCTGTGGCAGTCTCTCCCAAGGGAGCGCTGAGGCCAGGCCTCAGGCCCAGGCGGAGAAGTTGGGGTTGGGGGCTCCGGCTGAGGTGGGTCCGGAGAAGGATCAAGGCAGCCCCTCCCAGACTCAGGGGACCCCTCCGGGCCCCACCGCTGCCTCCAGGGAGATTAGCAAGATCTGCTTTCCCCCCTATGgtcagggagagaaaaaaaatctgcaaataaaGGAGTTTATTTGGTGCAAGGAAGACTGGGCCACCCCTGAGGCTCTTAGGGGCAAGGACTCCAGAAGCCCCAGCAGAGGTCCCTCCATCTCAGACTCCTTGACTTCCAGGGCCCTTTTAGTTCTACCTCCCCTGAAGGCTTCACCCCCAAACGGCTTGGATGTTCTGGGTAAGAAGAGTAAGAACTTCTTCTTGCAGCCGGAAGAGAAGGTGCTGAGTGTGGAAAAGGATGAGTGTGTGGCTTGTGCATATGGATTGAAAACAGTTGACGGGAAAGGTGAAAAGAGACCCATTGAGCTGGCCAAGCACCCCAAGGGCAATGACGCACTGCCTTTCCCTCCCCGGGTGGCCCCGACATCCCTGCTGGCCGATCCGGAGCGGTGCTGCCTACACTGGTCGCTCCTGCCTGAGAAAAACCCGATGTGCCCTCCCAACCCCAGCAATGTGCGCTATCTCGCCACTGTGCAGCTTTTGCAGAAACACGGAGTGCAAAACTACAAAGCCAAATTCAAAGCCAGGGAGCCAAGACCTCCCGTCAACACCCAAAAGCGCATTCTCACGGAGGCCAAGCAGGAACACAGGCCCCAAAATTTGGAGACCAAAGTGTTCCCGAGAACTCTCTTGCCATCCCTCACC Cacaggaaaaagaagataaagtag
- the C16H16orf46 gene encoding uncharacterized protein C16orf46 homolog isoform X1, with translation MDLCQKNETELENSENKEIQSPEETELTYTCPDERSEKNHVCCLLNISDITLEQDKRASEFVIGTGWEEAVQGWGRTSPTACIWPRKKLKKARVGESTSSCLLCGSLSQGSAEARPQAQAEKLGLGAPAEVGPEKDQGSPSQTQGTPPGPTAASREISKICFPPYGQGEKKNLQIKEFIWCKEDWATPEALRGKDSRSPSRGPSISDSLTSRALLVLPPLKASPPNGLDVLGKKSKNFFLQPEEKVLSVEKDECVACAYGLKTVDGKGEKRPIELAKHPKGNDALPFPPRVAPTSLLADPERCCLHWSLLPEKNPMCPPNPSNVRYLATVQLLQKHGVQNYKAKFKAREPRPPVNTQKRILTEAKQEHRPQNLETKVFPRTLLPSLTVSRVVIPVSTHRLL, from the exons ATGGATCTCTGTCAGAAAAATGAGACTGAGTtagaaaatagtgaaaataaGGAAATTCAAAGCCCAGAAGAAACGGAATTAACCTATACTTGCCCAGatgaaagaagtgaaaagaaTCATGTTTGTTGTCTTCTCAATATCAGTGACATTACGCTTGAACAAGATAAAAGGGCCAGCGAATTTGTCATCGGAACTGGATGGGAAGAAGCT GTCCAAGGCTGGGGAAGGACTTCTCCAACTGCCTGCATCTGGCCCAGGAAGAAGCTTAAAAAGGCGAGGGTGGGAGAAAGTACCAGCAGCTGCTTACTCTGTGGCAGTCTCTCCCAAGGGAGCGCTGAGGCCAGGCCTCAGGCCCAGGCGGAGAAGTTGGGGTTGGGGGCTCCGGCTGAGGTGGGTCCGGAGAAGGATCAAGGCAGCCCCTCCCAGACTCAGGGGACCCCTCCGGGCCCCACCGCTGCCTCCAGGGAGATTAGCAAGATCTGCTTTCCCCCCTATGgtcagggagagaaaaaaaatctgcaaataaaGGAGTTTATTTGGTGCAAGGAAGACTGGGCCACCCCTGAGGCTCTTAGGGGCAAGGACTCCAGAAGCCCCAGCAGAGGTCCCTCCATCTCAGACTCCTTGACTTCCAGGGCCCTTTTAGTTCTACCTCCCCTGAAGGCTTCACCCCCAAACGGCTTGGATGTTCTGGGTAAGAAGAGTAAGAACTTCTTCTTGCAGCCGGAAGAGAAGGTGCTGAGTGTGGAAAAGGATGAGTGTGTGGCTTGTGCATATGGATTGAAAACAGTTGACGGGAAAGGTGAAAAGAGACCCATTGAGCTGGCCAAGCACCCCAAGGGCAATGACGCACTGCCTTTCCCTCCCCGGGTGGCCCCGACATCCCTGCTGGCCGATCCGGAGCGGTGCTGCCTACACTGGTCGCTCCTGCCTGAGAAAAACCCGATGTGCCCTCCCAACCCCAGCAATGTGCGCTATCTCGCCACTGTGCAGCTTTTGCAGAAACACGGAGTGCAAAACTACAAAGCCAAATTCAAAGCCAGGGAGCCAAGACCTCCCGTCAACACCCAAAAGCGCATTCTCACGGAGGCCAAGCAGGAACACAGGCCCCAAAATTTGGAGACCAAAGTGTTCCCGAGAACTCTCTTGCCATCCCTCACCGTGAGCAGAGTTGTTATTCCTGTCTCCACTCACAGACTGCTCTGA
- the GCSH gene encoding glycine cleavage system H protein, mitochondrial, which yields MALRAVRSVRAVACSLRVASAPAAPCLPRPWGLRAGAVRTLRTGSALLSVRKFTDKHEWITTENGIGTVGISNFAQEALGDVVYCSLPEVGTKLNKQDEFGALESVKAASELYSPLSGEVTEINEALAENPGLVNKSCYEDGWLIKIALSNPSELDELMSEEAYEKYIKSIEE from the exons ATGGCGCTGCGAGCGGTGCGGAGCGTGCGGGCTGTGGCCTGCAGTCTGCGCGTCGCCTCCGCGCCCGCCGCACCCTGCCTGCCGCGGCCCTGGGGGCTGAGGGCGGGCGCCGTCCGGACACTGCGCACGGGCTCCGCTCTGCTCTCCG TGCGTAAATTCACAGACAAACATGAATGGATAACAACAGAAAATGGTATTGGAACAGTGGGAATCAGCAATTTTGCACAG gaagCTCTGGGAGATGTTGTTTACTGTAGTCTGCCTGAAGTTGGGACAAAACTGAACAAACAAG ATGAGTTTGGTGCTTTGGAAAGTGTGAAAGCTGCTAGTGAACTCTATTCTCCTCTATCAGGAGAAGTAACTGAAATTAATGAAGCTCTTGCAGAAAATCCAGGACTTGTCAACAAATCTTGTTATGAAGATG GTTGGCTGATCAAGATAGCACTCAGTAATCCTTCAGAACTGGATGAATTAATGAGTGAAGAAGCATatgagaaatacataaaatctattGAGGAATGA